A stretch of DNA from Sphingomonas ginkgonis:
ATGGAACTTCACGACACGCGGTTAAAATTAATGCTCCATAACGCCGCTTACCTGCAAATAAAACGCGAGGCACAGAGCGGCGCAATCTTGCTCAAGAAGGCCTGTTAGCTCACTCATCTTCCGCAGGATGCGCTCAGATTTGGCGATGTTCCCGGCGCCCGCTACAGCAAGCCATGCCTCATGCTCTAAATCTGTGGTTGTTCGCGTTTTCAGCGCTTGTTTCGATTGCCTTGGCCTATCTTGCCGCTGGCACGCTGGTCCGCCGCGGCTTTCCTCTGCCCGAACCCTCTTCGCGCCTCGGCCGGATCGACGGATTGCGCGGGCTGCTCGCAATGAGCGTCGTCATCCATCATTTCTTTCTGTGGATGCAAATCCAGTATTTTGCGGCACCCTGGGAAGCACCATCGATTGCACTTCTGAACCAACTTGGCGCTGGCGCGGTCGGGCTCTTCTTTATGACCACTGGGTTCGTCTTCTACCCTCGGGTTCTGAACGGCTTCCGTGACACGTCCTGGATCACCGTGCTGGTCAGCCGTGCCTTCCGCATTCTTCCGCTCGTCATCGTGTCGACCGTTGCCGCGGCCGTGATCAGCTTCCTGTTCCTAGGCGGGAGCCACGACATCGGCGATTATGGCGGGCAGATGCTCCTCTGGGTGGCGACCTGGGGTGAGCCGAACCTCGGCGGTCTCGCCGACAGCGGCCGGATCAACGCCTATGTCCTTTGGTCGCTCAAATATGAGTGGGCCTTCTATCTTTTCGTGCTGCCGCTATCGGCCGTTGCGATGGATATTGCCCGCGCGCTCCGCTTCCCAAGTTGGACGGTACCCGCGGGATTGCTGGTCGCAACAGCCGGTTTCCGCCTAGTCGATCAGGTCGAAAAGCATGCCACCTTCCTACCCCTGTTCGCGGTCGGCATGCTGGCGTTCGAGGCCAGCCGATCGCCAGCCTTGCGCCGCATCCTGACCGCTCGCCCGGTCGGAATAGCCGCCACTATCGGGCTGGTTGTCGGCGCGTTGACCACGC
This window harbors:
- a CDS encoding acyltransferase family protein, whose product is MAYLAAGTLVRRGFPLPEPSSRLGRIDGLRGLLAMSVVIHHFFLWMQIQYFAAPWEAPSIALLNQLGAGAVGLFFMTTGFVFYPRVLNGFRDTSWITVLVSRAFRILPLVIVSTVAAAVISFLFLGGSHDIGDYGGQMLLWVATWGEPNLGGLADSGRINAYVLWSLKYEWAFYLFVLPLSAVAMDIARALRFPSWTVPAGLLVATAGFRLVDQVEKHATFLPLFAVGMLAFEASRSPALRRILTARPVGIAATIGLVVGALTTPLPYYASLPLFSFFFVCVACGNRLFTTLGKPNWLVLGECSFGIYLLHGIVLFAIFTAGQPLVPSISADAFLVAMPLASVIIAPLTAACFVGIEKPMIATGKRIARELTQQRGLPPAELEVAP